The following proteins come from a genomic window of Ailuropoda melanoleuca isolate Jingjing chromosome 2, ASM200744v2, whole genome shotgun sequence:
- the MDH1B gene encoding putative malate dehydrogenase 1B isoform X1 produces MAKFVLAGRADCPYYAKAELLADYLQKNLPNFRVHKITQHPRVWEEWLKDLCEKNKWSHKKSPIIWRELLDRGGAALLLGGYNEFLEYAQLYYGVTSSMTTELMKVIAQENLETHREKELEEETRKDLVHPLQVWITSASAPACYSLIPILTSGEVFGMHTEISLNLLDNKQTEENLHIIVTETRDLVAPLLRSVSICTRVEDAFRQAHVIIILDEVTDQEVHTLEDCIRSRLPLCRLYGYLIEKNAHNSVRVIVGGKTFVNLKTVLLMRYAPNVAHNIVAVALGVEGRARAVLARKLRTTPSSIKNVIVWGNISGNNYIDLRKARIYRYESAIWGPPNYSRPVLSLMFDSEWVNRQYVETLQKQTATGKQFGAILAAHSIATTLKYWYHGSPPGEIVSLGVLSEGQFGIPEGIVFSMPVKFENGTWVVLTDLKDIEISEQIMTRMTSDLIQEKLVALGDLISFQPYQSETDLAKRDENTTLPTTYDNQENQGVSDEVDFLDLVLQPISEKPYSQEAINDSEDKSVEDQQIN; encoded by the exons GAGTGGTTAAAAGATCTGTGTGAAAAGAATAAGTGGAGTCACAAAAAGTCCCCCATCATCTGGAGAGAGCTGTTGGATCGTGGAGGAGCGGCGTTGCTTTTGGGAGGATATAACGAGTTCCTGGAATACGCCCAG CTTTACTATGGTGTTACCTCTAGTATGACCACTGAGCTGATGAAGGTAATTGCTCAAGAGAACctggagacacacagagaaaaagaactggAGGAAGAAACCAGGAAAGATCTCGTCCACCCCTTGCAGGTCTGGATCACCAG cGCATCTGCTCCTGCCTGCTACAGCCTAATTCCCATCTTGACAAGCGGCGAAGTATTTGGAATGCACACGGAAATTAGCCTGAATCTACTTGACAATAAGCAGACAGAAGAAAATCTCCACATTATCGTAACAGAGACTCGGGACTTGGTGGCCCCCTTGCTCCGGAGCGTCTCCATCTGCACCCGAGTGGAGGACGCCTTCCGCCAGGCCCACGTGATCATCATCCTGGACGAGGTCACAGACCAGGAGGTACACACTCTAGAAGACTGCATCCGAAGCAGGCTTCCTCTGTGCAGGCTCTATGGGTACCTGATCGAGAAGAATGCTCACAACTCCGTCAGAGTTATTGTGGGAGGGAAAACATTTGTGAATCTGAAAACGGTTTTGCTTATGAGATACGCCCCAAACGTGGCCCACAACATTGTCGCCGTGGCGCTGGGCGTGGAAGGCCGAGCCAGAGCTGTGCTGGCCAGAAAACTGAGAACGACCCCCTCAA gCATCAAAAATGTGATAGTTTGGGGTAATATTAGTGGAAACAACTACATTGATCTGAGAAAAGCCAGGATTTACAGATACGAGAGTGCTATTTGGGGACCTCCTAACTATTCACGTCCTGTTTTGAGCTTGATGTTTGATAG TGAGTGGGTAAATAGACAATATGTGGAAACTCTTCAAAAGCAGACGGCCACGGGAAAACAATTCGGAGCCATTTTAGCTGCACACAGTATCGCCACTACGTTGAAATACTGGTACCATGGCTCACCGCCTGGGGAGATCGTGTCTTTAGGAGTACTAAGTGAAG GCCAGTTTGGTATTCCTGAAGGGATTGTCTTTTCTATGCCTGTGAAATTTGAGAACGGAACTTGGGTAGTTCTTACAGATCTCAAAGATATTGAAATCAGTGAACAAATAATGACCAGAATGACAAGTGATCTCATTCAG GAGAAACTTGTTGCGCTTGGAGATTTGATCAGTTTTCAGCCCTATCAATCAG AGACTGACTTAgccaaaagagatgaaaataccACCTTACCTACCACATACGACAACCAGGAAAATCAAGGAGTCTCAGATG AAGTGGATTTCTTAGATCTAGTTCTTCAACCCATCTCTGAAAAGCCATACAGTCAAGAAGCCATAAATG ATTCTGAAGACAAAAGTGTGGAAGACCAACAGATAAATTAG
- the MDH1B gene encoding putative malate dehydrogenase 1B isoform X2, with the protein MTTELMKVIAQENLETHREKELEEETRKDLVHPLQVWITSASAPACYSLIPILTSGEVFGMHTEISLNLLDNKQTEENLHIIVTETRDLVAPLLRSVSICTRVEDAFRQAHVIIILDEVTDQEVHTLEDCIRSRLPLCRLYGYLIEKNAHNSVRVIVGGKTFVNLKTVLLMRYAPNVAHNIVAVALGVEGRARAVLARKLRTTPSSIKNVIVWGNISGNNYIDLRKARIYRYESAIWGPPNYSRPVLSLMFDSEWVNRQYVETLQKQTATGKQFGAILAAHSIATTLKYWYHGSPPGEIVSLGVLSEGQFGIPEGIVFSMPVKFENGTWVVLTDLKDIEISEQIMTRMTSDLIQEKLVALGDLISFQPYQSETDLAKRDENTTLPTTYDNQENQGVSDEVDFLDLVLQPISEKPYSQEAINDSEDKSVEDQQIN; encoded by the exons ATGACCACTGAGCTGATGAAGGTAATTGCTCAAGAGAACctggagacacacagagaaaaagaactggAGGAAGAAACCAGGAAAGATCTCGTCCACCCCTTGCAGGTCTGGATCACCAG cGCATCTGCTCCTGCCTGCTACAGCCTAATTCCCATCTTGACAAGCGGCGAAGTATTTGGAATGCACACGGAAATTAGCCTGAATCTACTTGACAATAAGCAGACAGAAGAAAATCTCCACATTATCGTAACAGAGACTCGGGACTTGGTGGCCCCCTTGCTCCGGAGCGTCTCCATCTGCACCCGAGTGGAGGACGCCTTCCGCCAGGCCCACGTGATCATCATCCTGGACGAGGTCACAGACCAGGAGGTACACACTCTAGAAGACTGCATCCGAAGCAGGCTTCCTCTGTGCAGGCTCTATGGGTACCTGATCGAGAAGAATGCTCACAACTCCGTCAGAGTTATTGTGGGAGGGAAAACATTTGTGAATCTGAAAACGGTTTTGCTTATGAGATACGCCCCAAACGTGGCCCACAACATTGTCGCCGTGGCGCTGGGCGTGGAAGGCCGAGCCAGAGCTGTGCTGGCCAGAAAACTGAGAACGACCCCCTCAA gCATCAAAAATGTGATAGTTTGGGGTAATATTAGTGGAAACAACTACATTGATCTGAGAAAAGCCAGGATTTACAGATACGAGAGTGCTATTTGGGGACCTCCTAACTATTCACGTCCTGTTTTGAGCTTGATGTTTGATAG TGAGTGGGTAAATAGACAATATGTGGAAACTCTTCAAAAGCAGACGGCCACGGGAAAACAATTCGGAGCCATTTTAGCTGCACACAGTATCGCCACTACGTTGAAATACTGGTACCATGGCTCACCGCCTGGGGAGATCGTGTCTTTAGGAGTACTAAGTGAAG GCCAGTTTGGTATTCCTGAAGGGATTGTCTTTTCTATGCCTGTGAAATTTGAGAACGGAACTTGGGTAGTTCTTACAGATCTCAAAGATATTGAAATCAGTGAACAAATAATGACCAGAATGACAAGTGATCTCATTCAG GAGAAACTTGTTGCGCTTGGAGATTTGATCAGTTTTCAGCCCTATCAATCAG AGACTGACTTAgccaaaagagatgaaaataccACCTTACCTACCACATACGACAACCAGGAAAATCAAGGAGTCTCAGATG AAGTGGATTTCTTAGATCTAGTTCTTCAACCCATCTCTGAAAAGCCATACAGTCAAGAAGCCATAAATG ATTCTGAAGACAAAAGTGTGGAAGACCAACAGATAAATTAG